DNA sequence from the Myxococcus guangdongensis genome:
GTACTTGCGACGCCGTATGCCCATGGAAACCGCAGCAGACAGCCGTGAGTACCGCGTCCTCTTCTTCTGCCCCGCGTCGAGCGCGCGGCTGGAGCGGCTGGAGGCGCCCGTGCGACGGCTGCTGTCGCGCATCCAGGCACCGCCCGCGGAGCTGACGCCCATCCAGGAGTCCGGCGCGCTGTCGGAGGCGGGGTGGCAGGTGTACCTGGTGCGCTCGCTCACGGAGCGCTCGGCGGCCCAGGCCATGGCCGCGTACGTCAGCGAGGCCACGTGCGCGCTGGCGGCCGAGGTCGACGCCGAGGTGCTGGGGCTCTATGTGGACGTCTCCGGAGACTCCGCGCGCATCTGTCGCTGCGGGCCGGAGGATGGGCCGGAGACCTTCGCGGGCCGCAGGCAGGCCGCGCTCAACCGCACGGCCGAGTGGCTGGAGGTCGCGCCGATTCTGCTCTCCGCCATCTTCCAGCTGGACGTGCCGGACGCGGACTACGAGCCGGACGCGGATGACCGCTACGTGGAGGAGAAGCTTCGCGAGGCGAAAGCCTTGATGGAGCGCTACCGTCAGGGGAAATGAGGTCTCGAACTCCGGAGGACCTCGCGGGCCGCTGTCCGCGCTGCTTCCTGCCGTCCCCGCTGTGCCTGTGCGCCGAGCTGCCGAGCATCCCCACGCGCACGGAGCTGCTCGTCATCCGTCACCACAAGGAGACGCTCAAGTCGACGAACACCGCGCGCATGGCGGCGCTCGCGCTGCCGCGCTGTCACATCGTCTCGTATGGCTCACCGGGTCAGCGCTTCGACGCGTCGGTGCTGGAGGATGACGGCTCCACGTGGTTGCTCTTCCCGGACGCGCAGCAGACGGCCGCGCCGGAGGCCGAGAAGCCCCGGCGGCTCATCATCCTGGATGGGAGCTGGGGACAGGCGCGCCGCATGGTGCAGCGGCTGCCCGCGCTGCGCAGGCTGCCCGGACTGAAGCTGCCTCCGCCGCCGGTGGATTCACGCCGGCTGCGCAGGCCGCCGCATCCGGACGGCATGTCGACGATTGAAGCCATCGCCGGCGCGCTCACGTACCTGGAGGGCGAGGACGTGTCCCAGCCGCTCTACGACTTGCACGAGACGATGATCGACCGCGTGCTCGCGAGCCGCGGCCGAGGCCCCGCGCCGGCCTGTGACGAGGACGACGAAGACTGAGCGTCGCGCCGCCTCACGAAGAGGACGGCGGGCTCAGCAGGAGGCGCCCTCGGTGCAGCGCGCCTTGCGCATCTGCTCGGCGAACGGCACGGGCTCCAGGAAGCCGGTGACGCGCGGGCGCTTGAGCTCCGTGCCCGTCTGCGACACGAAGGCCACCGTGGGCAGGCCCTCCACGCCGAAGCGCTCCATCAGCGCGTCGAGCGCATCATCGCTGTTCGTCGCGTCGATCTTGATGGTGAGGAACTGCCCCTCGGACGACTGCGAGATGACCTGCGGCGCCGGGTACGTCTCGCGGTCCAGCTCCTTGCAGGCCGCGCACCAGTCCGCGAAGAAGTCGATGAGCACCGGGCGACCGTCGGCCTTCGCCTGGGCCAGCACCTGGTCGAACGCCTCGCGAGAGAACGTGGCCTTCTTCGCGGGCATCACGTGGTCCCACGCCCACGCCGGAGCGCGCGGACGCTCCGCCACGCCCAGGCGCACCCACAGCTCACCCACCGGGCCCGCGTCCAGCGCGCCGCCGCGCACCATCAGCGCTGCCACCACCAGCGCGACACCGAACGCCTTGAACGAGAAGTCGCGCGCGCCCTCCTTGAACGAGCGGTGCACCGCGCCCAGGAGCACGCCCACCACCGCGAGCACCCCCGCCAGCGCCGCGCCCGGCAGACGCCCCAGCTCCGCGCCCGCCGCCTTCACCACGTCGCGCGCCCACGGCGACGCGTCCTTCAGATAGCTGAACGCCAGCGCGACGAGCATGATGCCCAGCACGCTCTTCACCCACTCCATCCACACGCCGCTCTTGGGCAGCCGCACCGTGGACACACCGAGGATGAAGAACGGCACGCCGATGCCCAACGCGTAGATGAACAGCAGCGAGGCGCCCAGCGTCACGTTCGCCGTCTTCGCCACGAAGGCGAGCAACCCCGTGAGCACCGGCCCCGTGCACGGCGCCGCGAGGAAGCCCGACACGCTGCCCATCAGGAACGCGCCCGCCACGCCCGCGCCGCCCACCGAGTTGAGCCGCGTCTGCAGGCCCGACGGCAGCGCCAGCTCGAACGCGCCGAACATCGACGAGGCCAAGAGCAGCAGGAACACCGCCAGCCCCGTCACCACCGCGGGGTGCCCCAACATCGAGCCGAACGCCTGGCCCGTCTTCGCCGCCAGGATGCCCAGCCCGCTGAACACCACGCCCATGCCCACGATGTAGGACGTGGTGAGCAGCATGGCCTTGCCCCGGCTGTCGGCCTTGCGGGCGCCGAAGACGGACACCGTGATCGGGATGAGCGGGTAGACGCAGGGCGTCAGCGCGGTGAGCAAACCCCCGCCGAAGACGATGGCCGCGCCGAGGAAGAGGCTGCCGGACTCCAGGAAACGCGCCGCGTCGAGCTCGGTGCTGGGGCCGGTGGGCAACAGCCACGGCACCACCACCACCGCCACGCCGGCCAGTACGGCCATCAACCCGAGCTTCTTGGCATTCATGCGCGCTCTCTTCCGTCGTCCCAGCAAAAGGGCCCGCTTTGTATACGCAGGCCCCGGCCCGGGGGCTACTGCGCCGTGGGGGCAAGCGAGGAGGCGGGCACCTTCAGCCCCGCGGACCGCGCCAGCCCCATGACGCCCTCCACCGCGGCGGCGATGTAACCAAAGGGATTCGCCCCATCCACCGCCGTGACGTGCACTTCGCCCATCTTCTGCTGGAACGCGGCCGCCACCTGGGGAAGCTGCTGCGCCAGCGTCATCTGGATGACCTCCGGGCTGATGGTGTTCTCGATGTCCCGCATCGCCCGGGCCCGCGACAGCTCCAGCTCCTGCCGCGCGTTCTCCCGCCGCACCTCCAGCTCCGCGATGGCCACCTCCGCCTCGGCGATGCCGCGCCGCGACTGCACCACCTGCAGCTGCGCCTTGAGCTTCTCGACCTCCTGGAGCTGCTCGGCCAGCTGGCCCTCGTGCCGGGCCGCCGCCTGCTCCTGCTCCCGGCGCAGCCGCTCCAGCTCCATCTGCGCCAGCGCGTTCTGCTGCTCCTGCTCGCGGCGCAGCCGCTCCAGCTCGATGGCCGCCTTGGCGCCCTCGTTCTCCTGCTCGCGCTGCAGCCGCACCAGCTCGAAGCGCGCCTGGGCGGCCTCGGCCTCCTGCAACAGCTTCTGCTTCTCCAGCTCCAGCTTCGCGCGGCCCACGTCCGCGTCCTGCTCGCGCTTGAGCTTCTCCAGGCCGATGCGCGCGCGGGCCCCCTCCAGCTCCTGCTCGCGCGACAGCTTCTCCATCTCCACCTGCGCGCGGCTGGTGGCCAGCTGCCGCTCGGAGACGATCTTCGCCTCGGAAAGCCGCGCCTCGGCGGTGAGCGCCTCCAGCTTGGACTGCTCGTCCGCCACCTGCTTCTTCTGACGCACGTCCTGCTCGGCGGCGAGCTTGGTGAGCGCCACCTCGCGCTCCACCGTCGCCTGCTCCTGCTTGAGCGTGCGCTCCTGGGCGAGCTTCGCCTCCGCCACGCGCGCCTCGACGGCCAGCACCTCCAGCTTGGTTTGCTCGTCCGCGGTCTGCCTGCGCTGGCGGACCTCGTCCTCGGCCTCGAGCTTCTGGAGGCTCAGCTGCCGCTCGGCCTCCGTCTCCTCGCGGTGGACGAAGCGCTCCTTGGCCAGCTCCGCCTCGCGCGCCTGACGCTCCTGCTCGCGGCGGAAGCGCGCCTGCATGTTCTCGAAGACGGTGGACGACAGGACGCGCACGTCCTGGATTTCAATCGTGTCCAGCAGCACGCCCCAGCCCGCGTCCGTCGAGTCCTCCAGACGC
Encoded proteins:
- a CDS encoding tRNA-uridine aminocarboxypropyltransferase, with protein sequence MRSRTPEDLAGRCPRCFLPSPLCLCAELPSIPTRTELLVIRHHKETLKSTNTARMAALALPRCHIVSYGSPGQRFDASVLEDDGSTWLLFPDAQQTAAPEAEKPRRLIILDGSWGQARRMVQRLPALRRLPGLKLPPPPVDSRRLRRPPHPDGMSTIEAIAGALTYLEGEDVSQPLYDLHETMIDRVLASRGRGPAPACDEDDED
- a CDS encoding protein-disulfide reductase DsbD family protein; translation: MNAKKLGLMAVLAGVAVVVVPWLLPTGPSTELDAARFLESGSLFLGAAIVFGGGLLTALTPCVYPLIPITVSVFGARKADSRGKAMLLTTSYIVGMGVVFSGLGILAAKTGQAFGSMLGHPAVVTGLAVFLLLLASSMFGAFELALPSGLQTRLNSVGGAGVAGAFLMGSVSGFLAAPCTGPVLTGLLAFVAKTANVTLGASLLFIYALGIGVPFFILGVSTVRLPKSGVWMEWVKSVLGIMLVALAFSYLKDASPWARDVVKAAGAELGRLPGAALAGVLAVVGVLLGAVHRSFKEGARDFSFKAFGVALVVAALMVRGGALDAGPVGELWVRLGVAERPRAPAWAWDHVMPAKKATFSREAFDQVLAQAKADGRPVLIDFFADWCAACKELDRETYPAPQVISQSSEGQFLTIKIDATNSDDALDALMERFGVEGLPTVAFVSQTGTELKRPRVTGFLEPVPFAEQMRKARCTEGASC
- a CDS encoding SPFH domain-containing protein — protein: MSANAKRVRESSDSSEQGRAQLVRMEAGGGGMDKNRYSDGWRAGKPAEDPEKMKRWGLITARPSEFLVHMRRGRVRDISGQGASCFKLPGDSVAIVPTSIQRLHFTADQVTSEKVGVQVTGLAVYRIADPLVAFRMLNFSFPERAQEKLAELLSEMFVGAARRLVANLSVEECLSRRKEGIAAELMREIAPVLSGRGRLEDSTDAGWGVLLDTIEIQDVRVLSSTVFENMQARFRREQERQAREAELAKERFVHREETEAERQLSLQKLEAEDEVRQRRQTADEQTKLEVLAVEARVAEAKLAQERTLKQEQATVEREVALTKLAAEQDVRQKKQVADEQSKLEALTAEARLSEAKIVSERQLATSRAQVEMEKLSREQELEGARARIGLEKLKREQDADVGRAKLELEKQKLLQEAEAAQARFELVRLQREQENEGAKAAIELERLRREQEQQNALAQMELERLRREQEQAAARHEGQLAEQLQEVEKLKAQLQVVQSRRGIAEAEVAIAELEVRRENARQELELSRARAMRDIENTISPEVIQMTLAQQLPQVAAAFQQKMGEVHVTAVDGANPFGYIAAAVEGVMGLARSAGLKVPASSLAPTAQ